Proteins from a single region of Gossypium arboreum isolate Shixiya-1 chromosome 1, ASM2569848v2, whole genome shotgun sequence:
- the LOC108480582 gene encoding LOW QUALITY PROTEIN: uncharacterized protein LOC108480582 (The sequence of the model RefSeq protein was modified relative to this genomic sequence to represent the inferred CDS: inserted 4 bases in 4 codons), protein MGFIDIVFQWSLEDIFNDNLYEDQVEMIPVSFQSAEQYFGSYLLPLLDETRAALRSSMEVIARAPYAXVTYLNESKSHGTLLLDVNVDYWRNRFSDREKEPYKTLPGDVLXIANVKPETASDLQRVGRTWIFALVTNIQEDDDEDNSSSTSFKVKALEDFVSKDEAQKSLFVVHLTNLTTNTRIWSALHMERNLKIIKEVLHADSMVAESCSLCSSDIGGNWNEIFLKNLLSKLNESQKNSLVACLNKMSCNHKSHVELIWGPPGTGKTKTVSVLLFALLRMKYRTLTCAPTNIAITEVVACVLKLVKEAKKACSVADDQFCSLGDILLFGSKESLKVDSEIEEIFLDYRVKRLTECFGPLGWWHCFTSMITFLEDCVPQYHIFLENESTKKQEHVREDENQEKGCCSETDGKKGIHKSFLEYARERFATTALPLRRCVSILHTHIPKIYFQAHNFKDLETLSGLLNSLETCLFFDGLASEEVEELLLLSKDDKLLPQNLCDTSRLLCSIRSQCLSVLRRLRDSLGQLKLPSARNKDSLVQFCFQTASLFFSTACSSYKLYKLEMKPLNVLVIDEAAQLKECESAIPLQLPGIVHSILIGDEWQLPATVQSNVSNEAGFGRSLFQRLTTLGHSKHLLNIQYRMHPSISFFPNACFYNKRILDAAGVKHKSYEKHYLPWPMFGPYSFINVSGREEKDDAGRSHRNMVEVALVQRLVQTLFKAWNSSRERLSVGIISPYAAQVVAIQEKLGRKYEKTDGFAVKVKSVDGFQGGEEDIIIISTVRSNSSGALGFVSNAQRTNVALTRARHCLWILGDGRTLAKHESVWQGLVHDAKMRHCFFNADEEKGLAKAIFDAKKDFDQLDDLLNHDSVLFKNARWKVLFSDNFRKSFGKVKSAQTQKSVLNLLLKLSCGWRPKKRNVDLICESSSMVLKQFKVEDLYIVCSIDVVKEQRYTQVLKAWDLLPLEDIVRLVKRLDGIFKMYTDDFICHCNKKYLEGDLEVPKSWTTSFDIVRFKTLSQDEIKNSSCGSNASDNRCYLENSKVSESLLLMKFYSLSSGVVSHLLFDHDGREPELPFEVTDHERDIILFPRSTFILGRSGTGKTTVLTMKLFKQEQLHLLTTEGFDAVNTNRVNDVCLANRNMGGVGGTEATPLRQXFVTVSPKLCYAVKHHVLQLKRFVSSGNFSLEXAFQDVDDTDGAAQFKDIPDSFVDILPKAYPLVITLQKFLIMLDGTIGNSFFEKFYDARELSNMEVVNAPTLVRNCIRTREVTYEKFCSIYWPHFNANLTNKLDSSRVFTEIMSHIKGGLRSGTSYDGRLNAEDYVKLSEGRVSALSSHERQMIYDIFQDYEKMKGENGEFDMADVVVDLHVRLQNERYEGDIMDFVYIDEVQDLTMRQIALFKHVCKNVSEGFVFCGDTAQTIARGIDFRFEDIRSLFYKEFVLESKCETNHEKKEKGQISKNFHLSQNFRTHDGVLRLAQSVIDLLYHFFPLFVDILCPETSLIYGEAPIWLESDKEDNVVAKIFTNSGNAGAHMVGFGAEQVILVRDDPAKNEILKYVGKQALVLTIVECKGLEFQDVLLYNFFGSSPLKNQWRVVYEYMKEQGFLDASCPSPSFKQAKHNIMCSELKQLYVAITRTRQRLWICENVKEFSEPVFNYWKRKCLVQVRKLDDSLAQAMQVASSSEEWKSRGYKLLHQDNYEMATICFERANDTYGEKLAKALGLRANADRLHGSNPEMASIARRQAADIFYSIGKAERAAECFYMLKEYERAGQIYLEKCGESALERAAECFVLAGCYITAAEVYAKGNNISKCLSVCTKGKLFDMGLQYIQYWKQHAKADEEMAQRSKDLEELKQTFLENCAHHYHEINDKRAMINYVRAFDSMNSRRKFLQSLECLDELLSLEEESGNFLEAANIAKLRGDLLLAADLLGKGAQYEEAVHLILWFVFANSLWLAGSTGWPLKQFKEKENLLSKAKSFAKNLSHWFYGLVCSEADILLNKPSNLFLMKQYLSASQMHKSTRGEMLVARIILDHHLHLNISNYEWIDELVFDLASYSKEQIYNNRVSSETLVYFWNFWKDKVLKIFEYLEHAENQYGTNDSRRYGDFCLNYFGVWRQFNNLNPIYLLNSDAEWLRKLESKHVCRNQKQVSISIHQFVSAARSYWCSELFSVGLQVLKMLELLYNFSHRNSLSSFNQSRSLTHIYEVASFLLNSKFLNSQHAEKDLMKFVNLSAKHFFGYIFPLDWRESLRENMISLRETEISRKLLEEVILERTGSKCNSLSYGEIGKVALIILGSGELTTEFYGKIFECLHWNSAWKNFIVNLKEDRGSPTFSTTDNISEYVGENRSSGTTTESAACHIKQIGSIEPVILKFHEALQDTYKVNWRTISDYMSPVCFLYLVERYLMLLSFVNGYFFSTKTTFVEWVVYQDGRPSSTSCFVAVNKQSLEDIVKFVIDMVQQFLFCKRETIDWIKKSRIAVKEYHSLLVLRLVLIACSLHLNFGKGLDLLFDLLGQKNITELLPWEFYDALRRRQRNNRLNIDVNLLADAFKKIGNPLVIVSMHGNCPKFGCKDAIFVDMKLNPCKEELLRILFPKTGCSQYQTAGFSCEVLLPANYNEGMSSEVVPFSSSVSLPDQDLNTQNQNVGDLQFNHDRFWEIIEALAVVDGIKDLRTFISYASTLMVFLGKLVSIIDAGTKEYLLKKPAGGEDDDFSRDAMNVLNLMNQLHSELEPSKLKLECSVPIIGALCEELRSGWSIMMPLLQQQGYLVKDGNHASEESGDHCDVEESISKAEECSKGKKPASATTFNSKPQGNSKSKKNKKSRGRNRK, encoded by the exons ATGGGTTTCATTGATATTGTGTTTCAATGGTCTCTTGAAGACATATTCAACGATAATCTTTATGAGGATCAA GTGGAAATGATTCCAGTTTCATTTCAGTCGGCGGAACAATATTTTGGGTCATATCTTTTGCCTTTGTTGGATGAGACACGCGCAGCATTGCGCTCATCTATGGAAGTTATAGCTAGAGCACCATACG AAGTGACATATCTTAATGAATCAAAGTCACATGGAACATTGCTGCTTGACGTGAATGTTGATTACTGGAGAAACAGGTTCAGTGATCGTGAGAAGGAACCATACAAAACATTGCCTGGAGATGTTT TCATAGCAAATGTGAAACCTGAAACTGCTTCTGATTTGCAAAGGGTAGGAAGAACCTGGATTTTTGCCCTAGTCACAAATATCCAAGAGGATGATGATGAGGATAATAGCTCATCTACTTCATTCAAAGTGAAAGCACTGGAAGATTTTGTTTCTAAAGATGAAGCGCAGAAATCACTATTTGTAGTTCACTTGACAAATCTAACCACAAACACACGAATATGGAGTGCATTGCACATGGAAAGAAACTTAAAGATTATCAAAGAGGTTTTGCACGCCGATTCCATG GTGGCAGAAAGCTGCAGTCTCTGTTCTTCAGATATTGGTGGAAACTGGAATGAGATTTTTCTGAAAAACTTGCTATCTAAACTGAATGAATCTCAAAAGAATTCGCTTGTTGCTTGTCTCAACAAAATGTCGTGCAATCACAAGTCTCATGTGGAACTTATTTGGGGTCCACCAGGAACTGGGAAAACTAAAACTGTTAGTGTGCTGCTGTTTGCTCTGTTGAGGATGAAGTACAGAACACTCACTTGTGCCCCGACAAATATTGCAATTACAGAAGTAGTTGCATGTGTCTTAAAGCTGGTAAAAGAAGCTAAGAAAGCATGCTCTGTAGCTGATGATCAGTTTTGTTCGTTGGGAGACATCCTCTTATTTGGCAGTAAAGAGAGTCTTAAAGTTGATTCTGAGATTGAAGAAATATTTCTGGATTATCGTGTAAAAAGGCTTACAGAGTGCTTTGGGCCACTAGGTTGGTGGCACTGCTTTACTTCAATGATTACTTTTCTTGAAGATTGTGTTCCTCAGTACCATATTTTCTTAGAAAATGAATCAACCAAAAAGCAGGAACATGTTAGAGAAGATGAAAACCAGGAGAAAGGATGTTGCAGTGAAACTGATGGTAAGAAGGGGATACACAAATCATTTCTTGAATATGCAAGAGAAAGATTTGCCACTACTGCATTACCACTGAGAAGATGTGTGTCAATTTTACACACTCATATACCCAAAATCTACTTTCAGGCACATAATTTCAAAGACCTTGAAACTCTTTCAGGCCTGCTCAATTCATTAGAAACATGCCTGTTTTTTGATGGTTTAGCTTCTGAAGAAGTGGAGGAGCTCCTTTTACTTTCAAAAGATGATAAATTGCTTCCCCAAAATCTCTGTGACACATCTCGCTTGTTGTGCTCAATAAGAAGCCAGTGTCTTTCTGTTTTGAGAAGGCTCCGTGATTCTCTTGGTCAGCTTAAACTGCCAAGTGCAAGGAACAAAGATTCCTTAGTACAGTTCTGCTTTCAAACGGCTTCTTTATTCTTTTCCACTGCATGCAGTTCTTATAAACTATATAAACTGGAAATGAAACCACTGAATGTGTTGGTAATAGATGAAGCAGCGCAGTTGAAAGAATGTGAATCAGCCATACCCCTGCAACTGCCGGGTATTGTACATTCAATTCTTATCGGTGACGAATGGCAATTGCCTGCCACAGTTCAAAGCAAT GTTTCTAATGAAGCTGGCTTTGGAAGAAGTTTATTCCAAAGGTTGACTACTTTGGGTCATTCAAAGCACCTACTGAATATTCAGTACAGAATGCATCCATCAATCAGTTTCTTCCCAAATGCGTGTTTCTATAATAAAAGGATCTTGGATGCAGCTGGTGTTAAGCATAAGAGTTACGAGAAACATTATCTTCCGTGGCCTATGTTTGGCCCCTATTCCTTTATAAATGTATCTGGaagagaagaaaaggatgatGCTGGGCGTAGCCACAGAAATATGGTTGAGGTTGCCCTTGTGCAGAGATTGGTGCAAACTCTGTTCAAAG CATGGAATAGCTCAAGAGAGAGACTCAGCGTTGGCATAATTTCTCCCTATGCTGCTCAAGTTGTCGCAATTCAGGAGAAACTTGGTAGGAAATATGAGAAAACTGATGGCTTTGCAGTGAAGGTGAAGTCAGTTGATGGGTTCCAGGGTGGTGAAGAAGATATTATAATAATATCAACTGTGAGATCCAATAGTTCAGGAGCACTTGGTTTTGTATCCAATGCTCAAAGAACTAATGTTGCTCTTACGAGGGCTAG GCACTGCCTCTGGATTTTGGGGGATGGAAGAACCCTGGCCAAACATGAATCTGTTTGGCAGGGTTTAGTGCATGATGCAAAGATGCGTCATTGTTTCTTTAATGCTGATGAAGAAAAGGGATTGGCTAAAGCTATATTTGATGCCAAGAAAGATTTTGATCAGCTTGATGACTTGCTTAATCACGATAGTGTTCTATTCAAGAATGCTAGGTGGAAG GTTCTTTTCAGTGATAACTTCAGAAAGTCATTTGGGAAGGTGAAATCTGCCCAGACTCAGAAATCAGTTTTAAACCTTCTGTTAAAACTTTCCTGCGGCTGGCGGCCTAAGAAGAGAAATGTGGATTTAATTTGTGAAAGCTCTTCTATGGTCTTGAAACAATTTAAGGTTGAAGATCTTTATATTGTCTGCTCAATTGATGTAGTGAAGGAACAGAGGTACACTCAAGTATTGAAGGCTTGGGATCTTTTGCCATTAGAGGATATTGTGAGGCTGGTTAAGCGCCTTGATGGCATCTTCAAAATGTATACAGATGATTTTATCTGTCATTGCAATAAGAAATATTTGGAGGG ggATTTGGAAGTTCCGAAAAGTTGGACAACCTCATTTGATATTGTCAGGTTTAAAACTTTAAGCCAAGATGAAATAAAAAACAGTTCATGTGGTAGTAATGCTTCAGATAATAGATGTTACTTAGAGAACTCAAAAGTCAGTGAGAGCTTACTGCTGATGAAGTTCTACTCTTTATCATCGGGTGTTGTGAGCCACCTTCTCTTTGATCATGATGGAAGAGAACCAGAACTTCCATTCGAGGTGACAGACCATGAACGTGATATAATTTTATTCCCAAGAAGCACTTTTATATTAGGCAGGTCAGGCACCGGGAAGACTACTGTGCTGACTATGAAGTTGTTTAAGCAAGAGCAACTGCACCTGTTAACAACTGAAGGTTTTGATGCAGTTAACACAAATAGGGTTAATGATGTCTGTCTGGCAAACAGAAATATGGGTGGTGTTGGAGGCACTGAAGCAACTCCATTGCGCC CTTTTGTCACAGTCAGTCCTAAACTTTGTTATGCGGTGAAACATCATGTTCTTCAATTGAAAAG GTTTGTCAGCAGTGGAAACTTTTCTCTAG GTGCTTTTCAAGATGTTGATGATACTGATGGTGCAGCACAGTTCAAGGATATTCCCGATTCATTTGTGGATATTCTTCCCAAGGCATACCCACTTGTCATAACTTTGCAAAAGTTTCTGATTATGCTTGATGGAACAATTGGCAACTCATTCTTCGAGAAATTCTATGATGCCAGGGAGCTATCAAATATGGAAGTTGTAAATGCTCCAACCTTGGTACGAAATTGTATAAGAACAAGGGAGGTAACCTATGAGAAGTTTTGTTCAATTTATTGGCCTCATTTTAATGCTAACCTGACAAATAAGCTTGACTCATCCAGAGTCTTCACAGAGATAATGTCTCATATAAAAGGGGGCCTGAGATCAGGGACTTCCTATGATGGTAGACTCAATGCGGAGGATTATGTAAAACTATCTGAGGGTCGGGTGTCTGCCTTAAGTTCACATGAGAGGCAAATGATATATGATATTTTTCAAGATTACGAAAAAATGAAAGGAGAAAATGGTGAGTTTGATATGGCTGATGTTGTGGTTGATCTTCATGTAAGACTTCAAAATGAAAGGTATGAGGGTGACATCATGGATTTTGTTTATATCGATGAGGTGCAAGATCTTACAATGAGGCAGATTGCTCTTTTCAAACATGTTTGCAAAAATGTAAGTGAAGGCTTTGTTTTCTGTGGGGATACAGCACAAACTATTGCCAGGGGTATTGATTTTAGGTTTGAAGATATACGATCCCTTTTCTACAAGGAGTTTGTTTTGGAATCAAAATGTGAAACAAATCATGAGAAAAAGGAGAAGGGTCAAATATCTAAAAATTTCCACTTAAGCCAGAATTTTCGTACTCATGATGGTGTCCTGAGGTTAGCGCAGAGTGTCATTGATCTTCTTTACCATTTCTTTCCTTTATTTGTTGATATTTTATGCCCTGAAACTAGCCTTATATATGGGGAAGCCCCAATTTGGCTTGAATCTGACAAGGAAGACAATGTAGTTGCCAAAATATTCACAAACAGTGGTAATGCTGGGGCACATATGGTTGGATTTGGAGCAGAGCAGGTCATATTAGTACGTGATGATCCTGccaagaatgaaattttaaagtaTGTTGGCAAGCAAGCTCTTGTTCTGACCATAGTGGAATGCAAAGGATTAGAGTTTCAG GATGTATTATTGTACAACTTTTTTGGTTCATCACCTTTAAAGAATCAGTGGAGAGTTGTATATGAATACATGAAGGAGCAAGGCTTTCTTGATGCCAGTTGTCCATCCCCAAGTTTCAAACAGGCAAAACACAACATTATGTGCTCTGAATTGAAGCAGTTATATGTTGCCATCACCCGCACAAGGCAAAGGCTGTGGATTTGTGAAAATGTCAAAGAGTTTTCCGAGCCGGTGTTTAATTACTGGAAAAGGAAGTGCCTTGTTCAAGTTAGGAAGCTGGATGATTCTCTTGCACAAGCAATGCAAGTTGCAAGTAGTTCAGAAGAGTGGAAGTCACGTGGTTATAAG CTGTTGCATCAGGATAACTATGAGATGGCAACAATATGCTTCGAAAGAGCAAATGATACTTATGGGGAAAAACTAGCTAAGGCCCTTGGACTTAGGGCAAATGCTGACCGATTGCATGGATCAAATCCCGAAATGGCTTCTATTGCCAGGAGGCAGGCTGCTGATATTTTTTATTCCATTGGCAAGGCTGAGCGTGCTGCAGAGTGCTTTTACATGTTAAAGGAGTATGAAAGAGCGG GTCAGATTTATTTGGAAAAATGTGGGGAATCTGCTCTGGAGAGAGCAGCAGAATGTTTTGTTCTTGCTGGATGTTACATTACTGCAGCAGAGGTGTATGCAAAAGGCAACAATATCTCAAAATGCCTGTCTGTTTGTACGAAAGGAAAACTCTTTGATATGGGATTGCAATACATTCAATACTGGAAACAACATGCAAAAGCAGATGAAGAAATGGCCCAAAGAAGTAAGGATTTGGAGGAGCTTAAGCAAACATTTCTGGAGAACTGTGCCCATCATTATCATGAGATTAATGATAAGAGAGCAATGATCAATTATGTCCGAGCTTTTGATTCCATGAATTCAAGACGAAAATTCTTGCAGTCCTTAGAATGCCTCGATGAGCTCCTATCATTGGAAGAAGAATCAGGGAACTTCTTGGAGGCAGCAAATATTGCTAAGTTGAGAGGTGACCTTCTGCTTGCTGCTGATCTGCTTGGGAAGGGTGCACAATATGAGGAGGCTGTGCATCTTATTCTCTGGTTTGTGTTCGCTAACTCTCTTTGGTTAGCTGGGAGCACAGGGTGGCCGTTAAAGCAGTTTAAAGAGAAAGAAAACCTTCTATCAAAAGCTAAGTCATTTGCTAAGAATTTGTCACACTGGTTTTATGGGCTTGTTTGTTCAGAGGCTGACATTTTACTGAACAAGCCAAGCAACTTGTTCTTGATGAAACAATATTTAAGTGCTTCTCAGATGCACAAGAGCACCCGAGGTGAAATGTTAGTTGCTCGAATAATTCTAGATCATCACCTTCATTTAAATATATCGAATTATGAATGGATAGATGAATTGGTCTTTGATCTAGCAAGCTATTCAAAAGAGCAAATTTATAACAACAGGGTTTCCAGCGAGACACTTGTCTACTTTTGGAATTTCTGGAAGGATAAAGTTCTGAAGATATTCGAGTATCTTGAGCATGCTGAAAACCAATATGGAACTAATGATTCTAGAAGATATGGAGATTTCTGCTTGAATTATTTTGGTGTATGGAGGCAATTTAACAATCTGAATCCTATCTATCTTCTGAATTCTGACGCTGAATGGCTGAGAAAACTGGAGAGCAAACATGTTTGCAGAAACCAGAAGCAGGTTTCTATTTCAATCCATCAATTTGTCTCAGCTGCAAGGAGTTATTGGTGTTCAGAATTGTTCTCTGTTGGCCTGCAAGTCTTGAAAATGCTTGAGCTACTCTATAATTTCTCACACCGGAATTCTTTGTCATCTTTTAATCAAAGCAGGTCTCTTACTCATATCTATGAGGTTGCAAGTTTTCTCTTGAATTCCAAGTTTCTGAACAGCCAGCATGCAGAAAAGGATTTGATGAAGTTCGTCAACCTGTCAGCAAAGCACTTCTTTGGCTATATATTTCCTCTTGATTGGCGAGAATCATTGAGAGAAAACATGATTTCTCTTAGAGAAACTGAAATCTCAAGGAAGTTACTTGAAGAAGTTATATTGGAAAGGACCGGATCAAAATGTAATAGCTTGTCATATGGGGAAATTGGAAAGGTGGCGTTGATAATTCTTGGATCTGGTGAGCTTACTACTGAATTTTATGGGAAGATTTTTGAATGTTTACACTGGAATAGCGCATGGAAGAACTTCATTGTGAATCTCAAAGAGGATAGAGGTTCTCCTACATTTTCTACGACTGACAATATCAGTGAATATGTTGGGGAGAATAGAAGCTCAGGAACTACAACTGAATCTGCTGCTTGTCATATCAAACAAATTGGGAGTATCGAGCCAGTTATTTTGAAGTTCCATGAAGCTTTACAAGATACGTATAAAGTAAACTGGAGGACAATATCTGATTATATGTCACCGGTTTGTTTCTTGTATCTTGTTGAGCGCTATCTAATGTTGTTATCCTTCGTCAACGGATACTTCTTCTCTACAAAGACGACGTTTGTGGAATGGGTTGTATACCAGGATGGGAGACCCAGCTCAACTTCCTGTTTTGTGGCTGTTAATAAACAATCCTTGGAAGACATTGTTAAATTTGTAATTGACATGGTTCAGCAGTTCCTGTTTTGTAAGAGAGAGACCATAGATTGGATCAAGAAGTCTCGTATAGCTGTGAAGGAGTACCATTCACTGCTGGTTTTGCGATTGGTTCTCATTGCATGTTCTCTTCATTTGAACTTTGGCAAGGGCCTTGATTTACTTTTTGACTTGCTGGGCCAAAAGAATATTACAGAACTACTGCCCTGGGAGTTTTATGATGCTCTTCGGAGAAGGCAGAGAAATAATCGTCTGAATATTGATGTGAATCTGCTTGCTGATGCATTTAAGAAAATTGGAAACCCTCTGGTAATAGTGAGCATGCATGGAAACTGTCCTAAATTTGGATGCAAAGATGCTATATTTGTAGATATGAAGCTCAACCCATGCAAGGAGGAATTATTGAGAATTTTGTTCCCTAAAACTGGATGTTCTCAATATCAAACTGCTGGTTTCTCTTGTGAAGTACTTCTTCCAGCCAATTACAATGAAGGGATGAGCTCAGAGGTTGTTCCGTTTTCAAGCTCGGTTTCTCTGCCAGATCAAGATTTGAATACACAGAATCAAAATGTTGGTGATCTGCAGTTTAACCATGATCGTTTTTGGGAAATTATTGAAGCATTAGCGGTGGTGGATGGTATCAAAGATCTAAGGACCTTTATCTCGTATGCTTCAACACTAATG GTGTTTCTAGGAAAACTTGTTTCCATAATAGATGCTGGAACAAAAGAATATTTGCTGAAGAAACCTGCAGGTGGTGAAGACGACGACTTTTCAAGGGATGCAATGAACGTGCTCAATCTAATGAATCAACTGCATAGTGAACTAGAACCGAG TAAGCTGAAACTTGAATGTAGCGTTCCAATAATTGGTGCCCTTTGCGAGGAGCTGCGTTCAGGGTGGTCTATAATGATGCCTCTCCTGCAGCAGCAAGGCTACTTGGTAAAAGACGGCAACCATGCATCTGAAGAATCTGGTGATCATTGTGATGTGGAAGAGAGTATAAGTAAGGCTGAGGAATGTAGTAAGGGTAAGAAGCCAGCTTCAGCAACTACTTTCAATTCCAAACCCCAAGGAAACAGTAAATCTAAGAAAAACAAGAAGAGTCGAGGCCGAAATCGAAAGTAG